The following proteins come from a genomic window of Winogradskyella sp. PC-19:
- a CDS encoding class I SAM-dependent methyltransferase, translated as MASKYIVKREICPACHTNDSKVIYSLPYEDVVLKEYLTNFYTSQGGEIDLNYLKDQNFNLLNCNTCDLVYQEYIPNDELMFTLYNHWINPEKTLERTENFGFSYFNQIATEVISILRHFNKKPKALDILDFGMGWGKWIQMVKAMGANAYGLELSDKKIELAKANGIKLIAWDDLYNSKFDYIHTEQVFEHIPNPLTDLKLLVNALKKDGIIKISVPNGGDIKSRLAKNDWQAPKGSINSLNSVAPLEHINCFSSASIIKMAALCKLRPVELPLYHTHQNSLKNASIKTLKSIYNRVMKPSHDHTALYFVKSH; from the coding sequence ATGGCAAGTAAGTATATTGTAAAAAGAGAAATTTGTCCAGCTTGTCATACCAATGACTCTAAGGTAATTTACAGTTTGCCTTACGAAGATGTTGTTTTGAAAGAATACCTAACTAACTTTTACACGTCTCAAGGTGGTGAGATAGATTTAAATTATTTAAAAGACCAAAATTTTAATCTTTTAAACTGTAATACATGTGATTTGGTTTATCAGGAATATATTCCAAATGACGAATTAATGTTTACGCTTTATAATCATTGGATAAATCCAGAAAAGACACTCGAAAGAACCGAAAATTTTGGATTCTCATATTTTAATCAAATTGCTACTGAAGTTATAAGCATCTTAAGACACTTCAATAAAAAGCCCAAAGCCTTAGATATTTTGGATTTTGGAATGGGTTGGGGCAAATGGATACAGATGGTTAAAGCCATGGGCGCAAACGCATATGGCCTAGAATTATCGGATAAGAAAATTGAGTTGGCAAAAGCAAATGGAATTAAACTTATAGCCTGGGATGATTTGTATAACTCAAAATTTGACTATATCCATACAGAACAAGTTTTTGAACATATTCCAAATCCATTGACTGATTTAAAACTATTAGTTAATGCACTTAAAAAAGATGGTATTATAAAAATAAGTGTACCAAATGGAGGTGATATAAAATCAAGACTTGCAAAAAATGACTGGCAAGCGCCAAAAGGAAGTATAAACTCTCTAAACTCTGTAGCACCGTTAGAGCATATCAATTGTTTTTCTTCGGCAAGTATCATCAAAATGGCAGCTTTATGTAAGTTGAGACCTGTTGAATTGCCATTATACCACACACACCAAAACTCATTAAAAAATGCTAGCATAAAAACTTTAAAGTCTATTTATAATAGAGTTATGAAACCTAGTCATGATCATACAGCGTTGTATTTTGTAAAATCTCATTAA
- a CDS encoding polysaccharide pyruvyl transferase family protein, which produces MGHLNLYWWSKSKLSLDEPENFGDLLSKYIVQKISGKEVKWFNPNKKRLITPKHYLAIGSIITVATEKSIVWGSGIISKTDEVKNATFLAVRGPQTRQYLLQKNYSVPEVYGDPAILLPKLYNPKLEKRYDVGIIPHYVDNKIFEKNEFLNKNIGLINFLTNNIENTVDKIVECDKIISSSLHGVIVAHSYGIPALWIKFSDNLYGDDIKFYDYFNSVGLDYPEPIIISKSKLNNTDINTFFEHYSDIALPKPEVVNELSSGLLNVCPFAI; this is translated from the coding sequence ATGGGACATTTAAATTTATATTGGTGGTCAAAATCAAAACTCAGTTTAGATGAGCCTGAAAATTTTGGAGACTTATTATCAAAATATATAGTTCAAAAAATTTCTGGCAAAGAAGTAAAATGGTTTAACCCCAATAAAAAACGTTTAATCACGCCAAAACATTATTTAGCAATCGGTAGTATAATAACTGTGGCTACAGAAAAATCAATTGTTTGGGGAAGCGGAATTATTAGTAAAACAGACGAAGTCAAAAACGCAACATTTCTTGCTGTAAGAGGTCCGCAAACCAGACAATATCTTTTACAAAAGAATTATAGTGTGCCAGAAGTTTATGGTGATCCAGCAATTTTGTTGCCAAAATTGTATAATCCAAAATTAGAAAAGCGTTATGATGTAGGTATTATTCCACATTATGTTGATAACAAAATCTTCGAAAAAAATGAGTTTTTAAATAAAAATATAGGTCTGATAAACTTCTTAACAAATAATATTGAAAATACAGTTGATAAAATCGTTGAATGTGACAAAATTATATCATCATCTTTACATGGTGTAATTGTTGCTCATTCATATGGTATTCCTGCGTTATGGATAAAATTTTCAGATAACTTATATGGTGATGATATTAAGTTTTATGATTATTTTAATTCCGTTGGTTTAGATTATCCTGAGCCAATTATAATTTCTAAGTCAAAACTTAATAATACCGATATAAATACCTTTTTTGAGCACTACAGCGATATTGCTTTGCCAAAGCCAGAAGTCGTAAATGAGCTCTCTTCAGGTTTATTGAATGTTTGTCCTTTTGCAATATGA
- a CDS encoding ABC transporter ATP-binding protein has protein sequence MSSEIILKVSNLSKQYRLGLVGASTLVDDLKRFWYRVRGKENPFLKIGDDNDRSSKGNSDYVWALKDINFEVNRGEVLGIIGKNGAGKSTLLKILSRVTAPTTGKVQFNGRIASLLEVGTGFHQELTGRENVFLNGAILGMTKSEISDKLDEIIEFSGCERYIDTPVKRYSSGMTVRLAFAVAAFLEPDILVIDEVLAVGDAEFQKKAVGKMQDISRGEGRTVLFVSHNMVAIDSLCTRALLIENGNVVKNGDVSEVIKQYLKSNQLNSRNNGKLTLDLKKKDTHLKEVNLYNSQKKLTDLFYMGEAIHFELFISNAIKLNNIKASIIIKNSNDIKVSAIRSHEMLNHSLEAKSNFILNVKIDDFNLMPGEYILTFALANSNETIEIIENALSFVIQESDVFKTGKIPFGGYLTYNHAKWELKEH, from the coding sequence ATGAGTAGCGAAATAATTTTGAAAGTCAGTAATTTAAGTAAACAGTATCGCTTAGGATTAGTTGGTGCGAGTACGCTTGTTGATGATTTAAAACGATTTTGGTATAGAGTTCGTGGTAAAGAAAATCCATTTCTGAAAATTGGTGACGATAATGATAGGTCTTCAAAAGGAAATAGCGATTATGTTTGGGCTTTAAAAGACATAAATTTTGAAGTCAATCGAGGCGAAGTATTAGGGATTATTGGTAAGAACGGTGCCGGAAAATCTACACTATTAAAAATATTATCTCGAGTTACGGCGCCAACAACTGGCAAAGTGCAGTTTAATGGTCGCATTGCCTCATTGTTGGAAGTAGGTACCGGTTTTCATCAGGAATTGACAGGTAGAGAAAATGTGTTTTTAAATGGCGCTATATTAGGAATGACCAAATCCGAAATTTCAGATAAACTAGATGAAATTATAGAATTTTCTGGATGTGAGCGATACATAGATACACCTGTAAAACGTTACAGTAGCGGAATGACAGTGCGGTTGGCTTTTGCTGTAGCTGCATTTTTAGAGCCAGATATTTTGGTCATTGATGAGGTTTTGGCTGTTGGTGATGCCGAGTTTCAGAAAAAGGCGGTTGGTAAAATGCAAGATATAAGCAGAGGTGAAGGTCGTACAGTGCTATTTGTAAGTCATAATATGGTGGCTATAGATAGTCTGTGTACTAGAGCATTATTAATTGAAAATGGAAATGTAGTTAAGAACGGAGATGTTAGTGAAGTTATTAAGCAATATTTAAAGTCAAATCAGCTTAATAGTCGAAATAATGGAAAGTTAACTTTAGATTTAAAGAAAAAAGATACTCACTTAAAAGAAGTCAACCTTTATAATTCGCAAAAAAAATTAACGGATCTATTCTACATGGGAGAAGCTATCCATTTTGAACTTTTCATAAGTAACGCGATTAAGTTAAATAATATTAAGGCAAGTATAATAATCAAAAATAGTAACGATATTAAGGTAAGTGCAATACGTTCTCATGAAATGCTTAACCATAGTTTAGAAGCTAAAAGTAATTTTATATTGAATGTTAAGATCGATGACTTTAATTTGATGCCAGGCGAGTATATATTAACTTTTGCTTTGGCTAATTCAAATGAAACAATTGAAATTATTGAGAATGCATTAAGTTTTGTTATACAAGAAAGTGACGTGTTTAAGACTGGAAAAATTCCCTTTGGAGGATATTTAACATACAATCATGCAAAATGGGAGTTAAAAGAACATTAA
- a CDS encoding ABC transporter permease, producing the protein MKTNQTHKWLYTISAKRKLIDFNFKEMWQYRDLLLLFVKRDIVTVYKQTILGPLWYLIQPLFTALTFTLIFNKVANIGTGTVPPFLFNLAGVTVWNYFKNCLTTTSNTFTSNANIFSKVYFPRIISPMSTVISNLFKFGIQLLIFMAFYVYYYFAGASIALHKSAFLFPVLIIFMAMLSLGLGMIISSMVTKYRDLKYLLNFGIQLLMYISAVMYPIALMREKLPNFAWLVEYNPIAYFIEAARYMLLSSGEISLQGLLISGLVTLCVLFLGIVIFNKTEKTFIDTV; encoded by the coding sequence TTGAAAACCAATCAAACTCATAAGTGGCTTTATACAATTTCTGCAAAACGAAAACTCATTGACTTTAATTTTAAGGAAATGTGGCAGTATCGTGATTTGTTGTTGCTTTTTGTAAAAAGAGACATAGTTACTGTATATAAGCAAACCATTTTAGGGCCATTATGGTATCTCATTCAGCCTTTATTTACGGCACTAACATTTACTTTAATTTTTAATAAAGTAGCAAATATTGGAACAGGAACTGTGCCTCCATTTTTATTCAACCTAGCAGGTGTAACTGTTTGGAACTATTTTAAAAATTGCCTTACAACAACGTCTAACACGTTTACGTCCAACGCTAATATTTTTAGTAAGGTTTATTTTCCGAGAATAATTTCTCCTATGTCTACGGTAATATCCAATTTATTTAAGTTTGGTATTCAGCTGCTTATTTTTATGGCATTTTATGTTTATTACTATTTTGCAGGTGCTTCTATAGCACTCCATAAAAGTGCATTTTTGTTTCCAGTTTTAATAATCTTTATGGCAATGCTAAGTTTAGGATTGGGTATGATAATTTCTTCTATGGTAACTAAATACCGCGACTTAAAATATTTACTCAATTTTGGAATTCAACTTTTAATGTATATTTCTGCGGTAATGTACCCGATAGCGTTAATGCGAGAAAAATTACCAAATTTTGCTTGGTTAGTTGAGTATAACCCAATAGCTTATTTTATTGAAGCAGCAAGATATATGCTTTTATCTTCTGGAGAAATATCGCTGCAAGGTCTTTTAATTTCGGGATTAGTAACATTATGTGTTTTATTCTTAGGAATAGTTATTTTTAATAAAACTGAAAAAACGTTTATTGATACCGTATAA
- a CDS encoding glycosyltransferase family 2 protein produces the protein MTKVFTIVVTYNAMPWIDKCLQSILKSTQQSDIIIIDNNSKDNTLTYIATHFPQCIVLSQNKNLGFGQANNLGIKKALELRTDFVFLLNQDAYLEKNTLKNLVQLATENKDYGIISPVHLNGEGLKLDHWFSVFIKANRELEATILDNNKLSKIFDLPFVNAAAWLIPNQTLQKIGGFDPIFFHYREDDNYCQRLKYHGLKIGVVTNNYIRHDRENRSKKNVKPFSKSYFDSFEKNLKMKYADLNLTVSKSDINYERNKYFKRAIKAFIKFEIATFNGYLKQRYLIKEIFKEIQKSREINALIGPNYL, from the coding sequence ATGACTAAGGTGTTTACGATAGTTGTAACATATAATGCTATGCCGTGGATTGACAAATGCTTGCAAAGTATATTAAAGTCAACCCAACAGTCAGACATTATTATAATAGATAATAATAGTAAAGACAATACATTGACGTATATAGCAACACACTTTCCTCAATGTATCGTCTTATCTCAAAATAAAAACCTTGGATTTGGTCAAGCTAATAATCTAGGCATAAAAAAAGCGCTTGAATTGAGAACTGATTTTGTTTTTTTACTTAATCAGGATGCGTATTTAGAGAAGAATACGCTAAAAAATCTAGTCCAATTAGCTACTGAGAATAAGGATTATGGTATTATTAGCCCAGTTCATTTAAATGGAGAAGGTTTAAAATTAGATCATTGGTTTTCGGTATTTATAAAAGCAAACCGAGAGCTAGAGGCTACTATTTTAGATAATAATAAGTTGTCAAAAATCTTCGACCTACCATTTGTTAATGCGGCAGCATGGTTAATTCCAAATCAAACATTACAGAAAATTGGTGGTTTTGACCCTATTTTTTTTCATTATAGAGAAGATGATAATTATTGCCAACGCTTGAAATACCATGGATTAAAAATAGGTGTAGTAACAAATAATTACATTCGGCATGATAGAGAAAACCGAAGTAAAAAGAACGTAAAACCTTTTTCAAAATCATATTTTGATAGCTTTGAGAAAAATCTAAAAATGAAATATGCAGATTTAAATCTAACAGTAAGCAAATCTGATATTAATTACGAGAGAAATAAATATTTTAAACGCGCTATCAAAGCGTTTATTAAATTTGAAATAGCTACATTTAATGGCTATTTAAAGCAGAGATATCTAATTAAGGAAATATTTAAAGAGATACAAAAAAGCAGAGAAATAAATGCTCTAATAGGACCAAATTATCTGTAA
- a CDS encoding CatB-related O-acetyltransferase — MGVKRTLKKYFKKYLIGETVVKKPPFLISNSEFLSTGIETYHNGGFIIRGQGIIKIGNYCAFGRNITLIKSNHNYNFASIQYTFYRNNFKELPYKIQDPNHLSITIGHDVWIGDNVTILPGVKIGNGACIGAGSVVSKDVEHYAIYAGVPAKKIKNRFNEETILYLENLEWWHMSKSEIEKNKLLFFTDLNLNPLKSEV; from the coding sequence ATGGGAGTTAAAAGAACATTAAAAAAATATTTTAAAAAGTATCTGATTGGAGAAACTGTGGTAAAAAAGCCACCTTTTTTAATAAGTAATTCAGAGTTTTTATCGACTGGTATCGAAACTTATCACAATGGTGGTTTTATAATACGTGGCCAAGGAATTATAAAAATTGGTAACTATTGTGCTTTTGGTAGAAATATTACTTTAATAAAATCTAACCATAATTATAATTTTGCTTCAATCCAATATACATTTTATAGAAATAATTTTAAGGAATTACCCTATAAAATACAAGACCCAAACCATTTATCAATAACTATTGGACATGATGTGTGGATTGGAGATAATGTTACTATATTACCGGGAGTAAAAATAGGAAACGGTGCATGTATAGGTGCAGGAAGTGTAGTTTCCAAGGATGTTGAACATTATGCAATATACGCTGGAGTTCCAGCCAAAAAGATTAAAAACAGATTTAATGAAGAAACCATTTTATATCTAGAAAATTTAGAATGGTGGCATATGTCAAAATCCGAAATTGAAAAAAATAAATTATTATTCTTCACAGATTTAAATTTAAATCCTCTTAAATCAGAAGTATAA
- a CDS encoding glycosyltransferase family 2 protein — MKQPLVSIIIPVFNRVDLINDTLNSVLNQTYTNWECLMIDDGSSDGTKSILKEYQSKDSRFTFIERPIDITKGANPCRNLGITNSKGDYVQFLDSDDYMDSEKLRLQVNILNQSSNTTVAICDWDRFHSDVSEANFKKLLPYAKNFSSAKLYLNALGKKWIPPLCYLVPRRLIDMAGFWDESIIINQDAEYFVRVLLNCTEVKFVKDARVLYRHHTKGNVSSETAKKVQAKIDSFKLMQDHLKSIYIDEPNLYIEGSKDMYYRRIKRRFPEIIKNNRYFFKSQIKSHGFIAKVKRKLKTLF, encoded by the coding sequence ATGAAACAACCCTTGGTCTCAATCATAATTCCAGTATTTAATAGAGTAGATTTAATAAACGATACTCTTAATTCTGTATTGAACCAGACTTACACAAATTGGGAATGCTTGATGATTGATGATGGGTCTAGTGATGGTACAAAATCTATACTAAAAGAATATCAATCAAAAGATAGTAGATTTACTTTTATAGAAAGACCAATTGATATAACCAAAGGCGCAAATCCGTGCCGTAATTTGGGGATAACTAATAGTAAAGGTGACTACGTTCAGTTTTTAGATTCTGATGATTATATGGATTCTGAAAAATTAAGATTGCAAGTAAATATTTTAAATCAGTCTAGTAATACTACTGTGGCAATTTGTGATTGGGATAGGTTTCATTCTGATGTTTCAGAAGCGAATTTTAAAAAACTTTTGCCCTATGCTAAAAATTTTTCGTCAGCAAAACTATATTTAAATGCACTTGGTAAAAAATGGATTCCGCCATTATGTTATTTGGTTCCAAGACGATTAATTGATATGGCAGGTTTTTGGGATGAATCGATAATTATCAACCAAGATGCCGAATATTTTGTTAGGGTTTTACTTAACTGTACAGAAGTTAAGTTTGTTAAGGATGCAAGAGTATTATATAGACATCACACGAAAGGAAATGTAAGTTCTGAAACAGCAAAAAAAGTACAAGCAAAGATTGATTCGTTTAAGTTGATGCAAGACCATTTAAAATCAATATATATCGACGAACCTAATCTTTACATTGAAGGTAGTAAGGATATGTACTATAGACGAATTAAAAGACGTTTCCCAGAAATTATAAAAAACAATCGTTATTTTTTTAAATCTCAAATAAAATCTCATGGGTTCATTGCTAAAGTAAAACGAAAATTAAAAACATTATTTTGA
- a CDS encoding glycosyltransferase family 4 protein, giving the protein MKVAIYSGAIPSTTFIENLIKGISKNNTVYLFGTKNGEYNNINQNTKIVYNYKSKIGKLTVTAFRLLLVLLKYPNRIKVIFKEHNKYESRYSKFIFVSKAAGVMLHLPDVFHIQWAKDLEKWLFLKEQLDVKIVLSLLGSHINYSPIKDKVLAQSYRDNFPKVDKFHAVSHAISQEAIKYGALESKTQVIHSILSEELFVKTSNSGIKSKKIKILSVGRYHWIKGYRYALDAIKILKDNNILVDYTIVAMHSNNEELLFQINQLNLQDSVTIINGLSQQDVFSLMATSNLLLLPSLNEGIANVVLEAMAMSLPVISSDCGGMSEVVKHRETGWLVPIRNPKAIADAVIDYSQTSNKELSNIVKNANELIKSEFNTKENIAQFINLYKSVMN; this is encoded by the coding sequence GTGAAAGTAGCAATATATTCAGGAGCAATACCAAGTACAACGTTTATAGAAAACCTAATAAAAGGTATTTCTAAAAATAATACAGTTTATTTATTTGGTACCAAAAATGGAGAATACAATAATATAAACCAGAATACTAAGATAGTATATAACTACAAGTCTAAAATTGGTAAACTTACTGTAACAGCTTTCAGATTATTGTTAGTACTACTTAAGTATCCTAATAGAATAAAGGTGATATTTAAAGAGCATAATAAATATGAGTCTAGGTATTCAAAATTTATTTTTGTTTCAAAAGCTGCTGGTGTAATGCTTCATTTACCAGATGTTTTCCATATACAATGGGCAAAAGATTTAGAAAAATGGCTATTTTTAAAAGAGCAGTTAGATGTGAAAATCGTTCTTAGTTTATTAGGTTCTCATATTAATTACTCACCAATTAAGGACAAAGTTTTAGCACAATCCTACAGAGATAATTTTCCGAAAGTAGATAAATTTCATGCTGTGTCACATGCAATTTCCCAAGAAGCTATTAAATATGGAGCTTTAGAGAGCAAAACTCAAGTGATTCATTCTATATTGTCAGAAGAATTATTCGTCAAGACAAGTAATTCTGGTATTAAATCAAAAAAAATAAAAATACTATCAGTTGGTCGATATCATTGGATAAAAGGATATCGATATGCCTTAGATGCTATAAAAATTCTTAAGGATAATAACATTTTAGTTGATTATACTATTGTTGCTATGCATAGTAATAATGAAGAATTATTGTTTCAAATCAATCAGTTAAATCTTCAAGACAGTGTAACAATTATTAACGGTCTTTCTCAGCAAGATGTATTTAGCCTAATGGCAACATCAAATTTGCTTCTTTTACCAAGTCTAAATGAAGGTATTGCTAATGTGGTTTTAGAAGCCATGGCGATGTCTTTACCAGTAATTTCATCAGACTGTGGCGGTATGTCAGAAGTTGTAAAACATAGGGAAACAGGTTGGTTAGTTCCAATTCGTAACCCAAAAGCCATCGCAGATGCTGTAATAGACTATTCACAAACTTCAAATAAAGAATTAAGTAATATTGTAAAAAATGCAAATGAACTTATAAAGTCTGAGTTTAATACTAAAGAAAATATTGCCCAGTTTATTAATTTGTATAAGTCAGTCATGAACTAA
- a CDS encoding glycosyltransferase family A protein, whose amino-acid sequence MKSLLRNISKKLGAYSTLSQLQLVFKFAYNQLVNRYFNRLAIAQEKNVLSIPIIIISFNQLTYLKQLIDYLLSSGFRNIIIIDNNSTYKPLLDYFNEIKSVVAIKRLKKNYGHKVFWEVPEVYKKYAGGYYVVTDPDILPLHENAENFMNLFIKILNTNSKATKVGLSLKIDDIPNTNKNKLKIIEWETQWWLKPLSAELYEANIDTTFAMYRPKYHAKDGRFLSGIRTASPYIAKHLSWYIDTDNLSKETQFFMNSCNASSSWRLSTDGTLKDKRYD is encoded by the coding sequence ATGAAAAGTCTACTGAGAAACATATCTAAAAAACTAGGTGCTTATAGTACATTAAGTCAGCTTCAGTTGGTTTTTAAATTTGCTTATAATCAATTGGTAAATCGTTATTTTAATAGACTTGCAATAGCACAAGAGAAAAATGTTTTATCAATACCAATTATAATTATCAGTTTTAATCAACTTACTTATTTAAAACAACTCATTGATTATTTACTTTCCTCTGGTTTTAGAAATATTATAATTATTGACAACAATTCTACTTACAAGCCCTTATTAGATTATTTTAATGAAATCAAATCTGTTGTAGCGATTAAAAGATTGAAAAAAAATTACGGTCATAAGGTATTTTGGGAAGTTCCTGAAGTTTACAAAAAGTACGCTGGCGGTTATTACGTAGTTACAGACCCAGATATTTTGCCACTTCATGAAAATGCTGAAAATTTTATGAATCTATTTATAAAAATATTAAATACAAACAGTAAAGCTACCAAAGTAGGTTTAAGCCTTAAAATTGATGATATTCCTAACACAAATAAAAATAAATTAAAAATTATTGAATGGGAAACACAATGGTGGCTCAAACCCTTATCTGCAGAGCTTTACGAAGCCAACATAGATACTACATTTGCAATGTACAGACCAAAATATCATGCAAAAGATGGTAGGTTTTTAAGCGGCATAAGAACTGCCTCTCCTTATATAGCAAAACACCTAAGTTGGTATATAGATACCGATAATCTATCCAAAGAGACTCAATTTTTTATGAATAGTTGCAATGCCTCAAGTTCGTGGCGACTATCTACTGACGGAACATTAAAAGACAAACGTTATGACTAA
- a CDS encoding glycosyltransferase family 2 protein → MSNLKIFNISVIIPVYNGEKYIEKAIESAFSQKDVVEVVVVEDGSTDSTLDLLYKIQKKEPRLVVLRHQYGVNKGRSKSRNLGIQNAKSTYIAFLDADDFYLPHRFDMDKKIFNNDNSVDGVYNAIGSHFYIDCSIEEKEKLKLLSVWEVIPPEKLFESMTPIGHKGYFSGDGLTVHRRVFDSVGFFNPKLSVAEDTELYLKMALQCKLIGGVIDTPVALRGVHDTNVFRGNEALYIKNRKLMYESLLNWSFKKNINDYRFFKLWTCLWRNRKSLKKSYISDMFYWISLVSKYPKLLKFKKYYNPLKFK, encoded by the coding sequence ATGAGTAATCTCAAGATTTTCAACATCTCTGTTATTATACCGGTTTACAATGGCGAAAAATACATTGAAAAAGCCATAGAATCTGCTTTTAGTCAAAAAGATGTAGTAGAGGTTGTTGTTGTTGAAGATGGTAGTACAGACAGTACTTTAGATTTGCTATATAAAATTCAAAAAAAAGAGCCAAGGTTGGTCGTTTTAAGACATCAGTATGGTGTTAATAAAGGTCGCTCTAAAAGTAGAAATCTTGGTATACAAAATGCTAAAAGTACTTACATAGCTTTTTTAGATGCAGATGATTTTTACTTACCACATCGCTTTGATATGGATAAGAAAATCTTTAATAATGACAATTCCGTAGATGGTGTTTATAATGCAATTGGCTCGCATTTTTATATAGATTGTAGTATTGAAGAAAAAGAAAAATTAAAACTACTTTCTGTATGGGAAGTTATTCCTCCAGAAAAATTATTTGAGTCAATGACACCAATTGGGCATAAAGGTTATTTTTCAGGAGATGGACTCACCGTACATCGTCGAGTTTTTGACAGTGTAGGTTTTTTTAATCCAAAATTGAGTGTTGCCGAGGATACAGAATTGTATCTTAAAATGGCTTTACAATGTAAATTAATTGGAGGAGTAATTGATACGCCAGTTGCTTTGCGTGGCGTGCATGATACTAATGTTTTTAGAGGTAATGAGGCATTATATATCAAAAACAGAAAATTAATGTATGAGTCTCTTTTAAATTGGTCTTTTAAAAAAAATATTAACGATTACAGATTTTTTAAACTTTGGACTTGTTTATGGAGAAACAGAAAATCTCTGAAAAAAAGCTATATTTCTGATATGTTTTATTGGATAAGTTTAGTCTCCAAATATCCTAAATTACTGAAATTTAAAAAATACTATAATCCTTTAAAATTTAAATAG
- a CDS encoding class I SAM-dependent methyltransferase — MKDSLLTTKEYWEKYYAKGYANKEKIIYVCKPYEKYWNILLSDIEPEKNLIEIGGYPGRFLAYLSWRYKIHTTCLDYNSDTEQIKGCYNVMGINEYEILKKDFTTYIPQKKYDYVTSNGFVEHFENYDKILDLHMQYLKPNGSMLIMLPNMRGYIKWYKYVNDYNNLKTHNLKIMSLKVFKKFAERNNLKIKHLSYFGTFPYNVHQKHNFFQKVIYKLHRLAFKFFFDKYVERYPSKWFSSSIMCVLEKQEY, encoded by the coding sequence TTGAAAGACTCTTTACTTACCACAAAAGAATACTGGGAAAAGTACTATGCAAAAGGTTACGCCAATAAGGAGAAAATTATTTATGTCTGTAAACCTTACGAAAAGTACTGGAATATATTATTAAGTGATATTGAACCAGAAAAAAACCTTATTGAGATTGGTGGGTATCCAGGCCGGTTTTTGGCTTATTTATCATGGAGATATAAGATTCACACAACCTGTCTAGATTATAATTCTGATACCGAGCAGATAAAAGGTTGCTATAATGTTATGGGAATTAACGAATATGAAATTTTAAAAAAAGATTTCACAACATATATACCCCAAAAAAAATACGATTATGTAACATCAAATGGATTTGTTGAGCATTTTGAGAATTATGATAAAATCCTAGATTTACACATGCAATATTTAAAACCCAATGGTAGTATGCTTATTATGTTACCAAATATGCGAGGTTACATAAAATGGTACAAATACGTTAATGATTACAATAATTTGAAGACGCATAACCTAAAAATTATGTCCTTAAAGGTTTTTAAAAAGTTTGCAGAGCGAAATAATTTGAAAATAAAACATCTCTCTTATTTTGGGACATTTCCTTACAATGTACATCAAAAGCATAATTTTTTTCAAAAAGTTATTTATAAATTACATCGGCTAGCTTTTAAGTTTTTTTTTGATAAATATGTAGAGCGCTATCCTTCAAAATGGTTTTCATCAAGTATCATGTGTGTTTTAGAGAAACAAGAATATTAA